A region from the Variovorax sp. RKNM96 genome encodes:
- a CDS encoding ABC transporter permease, which yields MIDLRSRRLEKWSPWILLAAVVVLWQLVCSVLNVSEFIFPSPLRIWNQLLEFRDTIAMHAWRTFWVTMVGFGLAIVVGVLLGFLIGSSRLAYTAVYPLMTAFNALPKAAFIPVLVVWLGIGVGPAILTAFLISFFPIMVNIATGLATLEPELEDVLRVLGARRWDVLVKVGLPRSMPYFYGSLKVAITLAFVGTTVSEMTAANEGIGYLLISAGSAMQMGLAFAGLVVVGAMAMVMYELFSYVEKHSTAWAHRGSQAG from the coding sequence ATGATCGATCTTCGAAGCAGGCGACTCGAGAAGTGGTCCCCTTGGATCCTGCTGGCCGCAGTCGTCGTCCTTTGGCAGCTCGTCTGCTCCGTGCTGAACGTTTCGGAGTTCATCTTCCCGAGCCCTCTGCGGATCTGGAACCAATTGCTGGAGTTCCGCGACACGATCGCGATGCACGCTTGGCGGACCTTTTGGGTGACGATGGTGGGCTTCGGCCTGGCCATCGTGGTCGGCGTACTGCTCGGCTTCTTGATCGGGAGCTCGCGTCTTGCCTACACCGCCGTGTATCCGCTCATGACAGCTTTCAATGCGCTGCCGAAGGCGGCGTTCATCCCGGTCCTGGTCGTGTGGTTGGGCATTGGTGTGGGTCCTGCGATCCTTACCGCATTCCTCATCAGCTTCTTCCCGATCATGGTGAACATCGCGACGGGCCTGGCGACCTTGGAGCCCGAGTTGGAAGACGTGCTTCGAGTGCTTGGTGCCAGGCGATGGGACGTTCTCGTGAAGGTGGGACTTCCGAGATCGATGCCGTACTTCTACGGTTCGCTGAAGGTGGCGATCACGCTGGCATTCGTGGGCACCACAGTGTCGGAAATGACTGCGGCGAACGAAGGGATCGGCTACTTGCTGATCTCCGCTGGCTCAGCGATGCAGATGGGCCTGGCCTTTGCGGGGCTGGTGGTCGTGGGGGCGATGGCCATGGTGATGTACGAGCTTTTCAGCTACGTGGAGAAGCACTCGACTGCGTGGGCGCACCGCGGCTCCCAGGCGGGATAG
- a CDS encoding ABC transporter ATP-binding protein, whose amino-acid sequence MRALNFVDFQDVWLAYNEELLHQNHFAVEAIDLKVRQGEFIAIVGPSGCGKSTFMKLATGLNMPSKGKIFIDGQPVTGPLKISGMAFQASSLLPWRTTVDNVLLPLEIVEPYRSSFRQRRKEYEERARRLLQKVGLGGYEDKFPWQLSGGMQQRASICRALIHEPKMLLLDEPFGALDAFTREELWCTLRDLWTEQKFNVILVTHDLRESVFLADIVYVMSKSPGRFVVRREIELPRPRKLEVTYTKEFSDIVHELRGHIGAMRKQGMGVAQ is encoded by the coding sequence GTGAGGGCTCTGAACTTCGTGGACTTCCAGGATGTCTGGCTGGCATACAACGAGGAACTCCTGCACCAGAATCACTTTGCCGTGGAGGCCATCGACCTGAAGGTGCGTCAGGGCGAGTTCATCGCGATCGTGGGCCCCTCCGGTTGCGGAAAGTCGACTTTCATGAAGCTCGCGACCGGGCTGAACATGCCGTCGAAGGGAAAGATCTTCATCGACGGCCAGCCGGTGACGGGGCCTTTGAAGATCTCGGGCATGGCTTTCCAGGCGTCCTCGCTCTTGCCCTGGCGCACGACGGTCGACAACGTTCTGCTGCCTCTGGAAATTGTCGAGCCGTACCGCTCCAGCTTCAGGCAACGACGAAAGGAGTACGAAGAGCGCGCTCGGCGGCTTTTGCAGAAAGTGGGCCTGGGCGGCTATGAGGACAAGTTTCCATGGCAACTTTCCGGTGGCATGCAGCAGCGCGCGAGCATCTGTCGCGCGCTGATCCATGAACCCAAGATGCTGCTGCTGGACGAACCCTTCGGCGCGCTCGATGCGTTCACCCGCGAGGAGCTGTGGTGCACGCTGCGCGACCTTTGGACCGAGCAGAAGTTCAACGTGATTCTGGTCACGCACGATCTCCGTGAGTCGGTCTTCCTGGCCGATATCGTGTATGTCATGAGCAAAAGCCCTGGCCGATTCGTGGTGCGCCGGGAGATTGAGCTCCCACGGCCGCGAAAACTGGAAGTCACCTACACAAAGGAATTCTCGGACATCGTGCACGAGCTGCGCGGTCACATCGGGGCAATGCGCAAGCAAGGCATGGGGGTGGCGCAATGA